The nucleotide sequence TCGTTTCTTTAAAAACCGTAAAGATATGGGACGCGAACGGCAATGAAATTTTATTCGCTAATCCAGGCGTCACGTCCGATTCATGGACAACCACCGGAATATTTGCCAACTTTGCCGCAATAACGACAGGCACTGAAACAAATCCGCCTTTAGAAAAGATGACAGTCGGTTTAATTTTTTTGATTATCGAAAAGGCTTGTGTAACCCCTGCCATTACTTTAAACGGATCTGTAAAATTCTGTACTGAAAAGTAACGACGCAGCTTTCCGCTCGAGATACTGTGATATGGTAATGAAGGAAAAGCGTTTGTTATAAGTTCCTTTTCAATCCCATCATGAGAGCCTATATAATGGACATTATACCCCGCTTCCTGTAATGAAGGAATAATCGCTTCATTTAGTGATACGTGACCGGCCGTACCCCCGCCTGTTAAAATAATTGTTTTTTCGTTCATAAATTTCTCCTAACAAAGCAATTGTCATTGCATCTATTTTATGCAACATGACATTTCAACATGCTTCGATAAATATCTTATTTATTTGATGTGATATTTTATTTTCAATGCTTTTTAATAGTTCATTTTTAATATTCTTATTTGTTCTAATTTTATTATTCTAAAAAAATGATTTTACTTATTATCACTTCTATTCCGTCGATTTCTACACCTTTTTTTAAAAGGCTTTTAAAAGTATACCGTATATTGTAGCACATTTTAGCACTTTATAAAGCATTTCTCTAAAAATGGGTGTTTTCGCATATAAAATTATAAAGGCCAAAAGAAATAATAAATATTCGATAAAAGTATTTTTATTGTTTCAAGAATTCAATCAATAACTAAATAACCAAAAAAACTACCCTCTTCATTGCGAAAAGGATAGCATCAGCAAATTATTTTTTAATAAATTGTTGTGTCCAAATATTACCGCCCTGCACATAGCCTACGCCAATATGAGTGAAGTCTTTATTTAAAATATTTGCTCGGTGACCTTCTGAATTCATCCATGCTTGTACAACCTCTTCAGGTGATTTTTGACCTTTGGCGATGTTTTCACCGGCAGATTTATAAGCAATACCTAATGCTTTCAAACGGTCAAACGGGCTGCCGAATGTTGGTGATGTATGCGAGAAGTAGTTTTTATCTTTCATATCTTGAGATTTCTCACGTGCTGCTGCCATTAATGGGCGGTCGATTTGTAATGCACTTAAACCGTTTTTAGCACGTTCTGCGTTCGTTAATGCAACAACTTTTTCTTCGATCGCTAAGATTTGATCAGTAGCTGTCGTTTCTTTTTGTTCTTGAGCTGGTGCCTGATCAGTTTTAGATTGTGTAGCAGGTGTTTGTGACGTTGTAGGAGCTTTTGGAGTTTCGTTGTTTACAACATTTGTTGGCTCTTTTTCTACTTCCTTGCTAACCTCTTTGTTTGTTTCCTTAATAACTTCTTTATCAGCCTCTTTAGTAGTCTCTTTGTTTACTTCTGTTGAAGCTGGTTTTTTAATACCTGTCCAATTTTGAGGTGTCGTTTTTACAAATTTATAGAAATTGTTAAGTTTTATATTATAGTCATTCGCTAATTGAATGTGATTTGAAGTTGCTGTTGATTTGCCCCCTTCAGTTGCATTTGAACTTGCATTCGCAACGGGTGCTTGAGTTGCAAAAAGTATTACTGCACAAAATGGTAGAATTAATTTTTTCATTTTGTACGCCTCCTTTCGTGACTTCATCGTAACTGAAAAATCGAAGAAAAAAAGGCCTATAAATTGGTAAACTATCCATCTACCAAATTATTAGCCTTAAAATCTTATATTTTATTCGTAATTTGCGATAAATTTATCCAATTTCCTCATACATTTCATATGAAAAGCTATTGACGAATTATGATAGAGAGATAATTTCTAGATTTTTAATGTTTTCACCAATGATGACTAAGTTCGGTTCCATTTTTATATATTCCGGCAGCCATTGGACCATTCCATAAGCATATTGGAACAGCATCGGATTTTTGATTCCCTCAATCGGAACGTAGCCTTTCATACGGTAAACTGTATCAGGTAATGAGCGCACCCAGTTTTCAAACTGTTCTTGTGTAAAGCTTGTATCAAATCGAACGAGTCGTGAGCCTAAATTAAAGCTTTCACCAATACGGGCTGTTACGATATCGTCTTTTGATATACGAGCAGTTGACTGCATATTTTGCAATAACTTTAACGGAACACGACCATTTGTCGTCTGAAGGATAAAGGCATTTGAATTAAACCCTTGCAGTTCATAAACAACTTGCGCTTGTTCCGATTCCGTAAGCAAGTCCGTTTTATTGGCCAATAAAAGATGGGCATGACGAATTTGCTCCATAAATAGAGATCGAACTTGCGGAGTAAGGCTTGATCGGTCTAACCATAACCGACTGTCCGCCACC is from Solibacillus isronensis and encodes:
- a CDS encoding CAP domain-containing protein is translated as MKKLILPFCAVILFATQAPVANASSNATEGGKSTATSNHIQLANDYNIKLNNFYKFVKTTPQNWTGIKKPASTEVNKETTKEADKEVIKETNKEVSKEVEKEPTNVVNNETPKAPTTSQTPATQSKTDQAPAQEQKETTATDQILAIEEKVVALTNAERAKNGLSALQIDRPLMAAAREKSQDMKDKNYFSHTSPTFGSPFDRLKALGIAYKSAGENIAKGQKSPEEVVQAWMNSEGHRANILNKDFTHIGVGYVQGGNIWTQQFIKK
- a CDS encoding CobW family GTP-binding protein: MKDVYLFSGFLGSGKTSMLTDVIRQLKEANLKPAVIMNELGKLPFDSQAVEQDVPLKEMLEGCICCSGAEKTEAQIQSLLHDQDFDVLIIETTGAAHPVEALDAVYSPLFADKLNIKGIVTVADSRLWLDRSSLTPQVRSLFMEQIRHAHLLLANKTDLLTESEQAQVVYELQGFNSNAFILQTTNGRVPLKLLQNMQSTARISKDDIVTARIGESFNLGSRLVRFDTSFTQEQFENWVRSLPDTVYRMKGYVPIEGIKNPMLFQYAYGMVQWLPEYIKMEPNLVIIGENIKNLEIISLS